AGCACTAGTTTGCATACTTGTATTCTCCAAGATATTCGGGGAGTTAGCAGAGCGTATCAAGCAGCCATCAGTGCTTGGCGAGCTTGTCGCGGGAGTAGTTCTAGGCGGCAGTGTCCTGGCAATTGTACCTTCTGTCTCCGGGATGATTGGTTATGACACCTTTCATCTGCTGGCTGAAGTCGGCGTCGCAATTCTCTTATTTGAAATCGGTTTAGAAACAGACCTTAGAGATCTAATTAAAGTCGGATTTAAATCCACGCTTGTGGCAATAGTCGGTGTGGTTTTGCCGTTTGCACTTGGTTTTGGAAGCATAGTAGCTTTTGAGCACATGGGGCTTTTAGGCGGATCAGACCCTAACTTAAACTTTCTTATTGCCCTCACCGCAGGCGCTACACTTACTGCTACTAGTGTTGGAATTACAGCAAGAGTCCTCTCTGATATGAACAAGCTTCAAAGCGGCGAGGCAAAGATTATCTTAGGCGCAGCAGTAATCGACGATATTTTAGGATTAATAATTTTAGGTGTTGTAAGTGGTCTAATACAAGCATCTTCAAGCGGCGATGGAGGTAGTGTTTCCACACTTAGCGTTGGCATAATATTCCTTAAAGCTTTTGGCTTTTTGATAGTCGCAATTGTAGTTGGAAACCTTATTTCTAAAAAGCTCTTTGACCTTATCGAAATGATGAGAGTAAGGGGAGTTTTACTGCTCAGCGCACTTTCTTTTGCGTTTATCTTTGCTTTTCTGGCAAGTCTGGTAGGCTTAGCTCCTATTGTTGGTGCATTTGCTGCCGGACTGGTGCTTGCAAATACAAATCAGTTTAAGACGATTGAGCATAATTTAAAGCCTGTTTCTGATTTCTTTACGCCAATATTTTTCATTATGGTAGGAGCAGCTGTGGATGTTTCTGTGTTCAATCCTTTCGTCAGCGAAAATATACCAATATTATTAATTGCCCTGATACTATTTGTGGTAGCAGTAATAGGTAAATTCGTCAGTGGTTTTGTAATATTTGAAAAGGGTATTAATAAAAGTGTAATTGGAGTGGGTATGATACCTAGGGGGGAGGTCGGGCTAATTTTTGCCCAGGTAGGTCTTACCTACGGAGTATTTAACTCACAGCTATTTTCAGCTGTCACAGTTATGGTAATGTTAACGACGTTTATAGCGCCTCCGCTGCTTAAAGTGATGTTCTCAAAAGACGAAGACGCTGCGGAACATGCTGCTTAGGGACAAGTAAGGAGAGATATATAATGAACTTTTCGAAAATAAAAAACTTAATATTAGCCCTCTCATTATTAGCTGTTTTAACAACTACTTCATATGCTGCATCAGGGGATTTATTAAGCGTTAACTACACCGTATTTATTCAAATCATTATTTTCCTCGCAGCAATATTTATTCTAAACAAATTAGTTTTTAAGCCTTTTATAAGCCTTGTGGACAGACGTGACAAACTCACAAGAGGAGCGATTGAAGAAGCTCACGAACTAGAGGAAAAAGTTAAGGCAATAATGGAAGATTATGATGCAAAGCTAAGTGAGGCCAGATCTTTGGCAATAGAAGAGCGAAATAAGCTCATTGCAGAAGGACAAAACGTTGCTCAGGAAATTCTTGGCGAAGCCAGAAATGAGACAGGCGCTCTGCTAGACGAGGCCAAGGTTAAGCTTGAGGCTGAGACAAAAGAGATAAAAGAAAAAATTAAATCTGATATTGATAGTTTGGCAGGAGAGATAGCCACTAAAGTTTTAGGTAAGGAGGTAGGGTCTTGATAGATTTTGCAATATTAGACTTAGTACTCGCAAACGCCTCTGAAGGTGGTAACACCTTTAACTGGGGTTATGTATTCAGACACACTGTAAATTTAGTAATACTATTAGGAATATTAGTTTATTTCCTTAAAGATTCTGTAAAGAATTTCCTACACCAAAGAAAAAACTCAATAAGCAGCGAGATAGATCACGCCCAAAAAACAATTGCTGAGGCAAAAAGCAAATACGAAGAGTATGCCGAGAAATTAAAAGGTATAGAAGATGAAGTTAATAACATTAAAGAAAGCATTGTAAAGCAGGGTCAGGCTGAGAGGGAAGAGATATTAAAGCAGGCCAGCATTGCATCTGAGAATATCAGAAAAGAGGCTCAGGAAACAATCAAGTTTGAAGCCGAAAGAGCAAAACAGGAAATACAAGATGAAGTAGTGACAATGGCTATTGCAATTGCTGAAAAAGTAATAAAAGAGAATTTAACTGAGACTGATAAACAGAGATTTGTTGAAGACTTTACTAACAACATAGGTGATGAATCATGGCGTCAATCGCAACACTAAGAGACCTCTCAGAAGCGCTGATTGAGAGTGCTAAACAAGAGAACAAGTTAGACAAGATCACTTCAGACATGGAAGATTTTTACGATGTTCTCTCTGGTAATCCAGAGCTTAAAAATGTTCTGTGGAGTTCTACCTTCGAACTTTCAGAAAGAGAGCAGGTAACAAAGGATATTGCTACTAATAGAGGATACGATAATCTAACAGCTAATTTTTTAGGACTAGTATTAGAGCTCGACAAGTTCAAATCATTACTAAATTCTGAGCAGACTTTTATACAAAAGTTAAGAAAAGCATCAGGGAAAATTATGGCCGAAATCACTATGGCTACAAACCCTACCCCGGAAGATTTGAGCAAAATAAAGTCCAAATTAACTCAGGTAATGGGTCAGGAAGTAGAGGTTACTTCCAAGGTTGATCCACAGATAATTGGCGGAATTATTGCAAAAGTTGAAGATAAGGTGTTCGATGGTAGTATAAAGACCCAACTTGAGAGAATAAGAGGTGTGCTCTCACAATCTTAGAGAATAAATATTAAGAAAAAAGTAAGAGTTTATAAAGTATAAGGAGTCTATACGATGCAGGAAACGAAGATTGAAGAAATTGGCGAAATATTAAAAAACCGAATTAAAGGTTATGAGACCAAGGTAGAGACATCAGAGATCGGAACTGTAATTTCTGTTGGTGACGGTATCGCAAGGTCTTACGGTCTTGATCAGGCAATGGCAGGTGAGCTCGTTGAGTTTAAAAGCGGGATCATGGGCCTTGTACTAAACCTTGAGGAAGACAACGTTGGTATCGCACTCTTTGGTGAGGACACCGAAGTACAAGAGGGAGATATTGTAAAGCGTACAGGTAGAATCGCTGAGGTTCCTGTGGGCGAAAATATGAAGGGCAGGGTGGTAAACGCTCTTGGACAGCCTCTTGACGGTAAAGGTGAAATCACAAGTGATGAGACAAGACAGATCGAGGTTAAAGCTCCTGGTGTTGTTTACAGACAGTCTGTGAGCGAGCCGCTTCAAACCGGAATTAAATCAATCGACGCTATGATACCAATAGGTAGGGGCCAAAGGGAGCTGATTCTTGGTGACCGTCAGATTGGTAAGACTGCAATCGCTATAGACACAATAATTAATCAAAAAGAAGAAGACGTATACTGCATCTATGTAGCAGTAGGACAAAAACAATCAACCGTTGCTCAGGTTATGGACAAGTTAAAAGAGCACGGCGCTATGGAGTACACAACAATCGTTGCTGCTACAGCAAGTGACCCGGCGCCGTTTCAGTTTATCGCTCCTTACACAGGCTGTGCGCTAGGAGAGTATTTCAGAGACACAGGACGCCATGCACTAGTTATTTATGATGACTTAACAAAACACGCATGGGCTTATCGTCAGCTATCATTGCTTCTAAGAAGACCTCCTGGACGTGAGGCTTATCCTGGAGACGTATTCTATCTCCATTCCAGACTACTTGAGCGTGCTGCTAAGATGAGAGACGAAGACGGCGGAGGATCATTAACCGCGCTTCCAATTATTGAAACACAAGCTGGAGACGTTTCCGCATACATTCCTACAAACGTAATTTCTATTACTGATGGTCAGATTTATCTTGAGAGTGATCTTTTCTACTCTGGTATTAGGCCTGCTATTAACGTTGGTCTTTCAGTATCAAGGGTGGGTGGATCAGCTCAGATTAAGGCGATGAAAAACGTGGCCGGTACTCTTAGACTAGAGCTTGCTCAGTACAGAGAGGTTGAAGCGTTTTCCCAGTTTGCATCTGACTTAGACAAAGCAACCCAGGCTCAGCTAGCTCGTGGTAGCAGACTTGTGGAAGCTCTTAAACAAGGTCAGTATGAGCCGCTTGCGGTTGAAAAACAGATTCTAATTATTTATGCAGTGACAAATGGATTTGTTGATGACTACCCGGTCTCTGCTGTTAACAAATATGAAAAAGAGCTCTACTCATTCTTTGAGTCAAGCTACTCCAACCTACTTTCTGAAATTAAAACTAAGAAAGTAATTTCCGATGAACTTGAGGAGAGCGTTAAGAGCGCTTTAGGTGAGCTTAAAAATCAACTAGGAGATCTATCTTAAACGATTAGAGATAAATTTCTCGATA
The Thermodesulfobacteriota bacterium DNA segment above includes these coding regions:
- a CDS encoding cation:proton antiporter, whose translation is MSIEESGHLSVEQFFLALVCILVFSKIFGELAERIKQPSVLGELVAGVVLGGSVLAIVPSVSGMIGYDTFHLLAEVGVAILLFEIGLETDLRDLIKVGFKSTLVAIVGVVLPFALGFGSIVAFEHMGLLGGSDPNLNFLIALTAGATLTATSVGITARVLSDMNKLQSGEAKIILGAAVIDDILGLIILGVVSGLIQASSSGDGGSVSTLSVGIIFLKAFGFLIVAIVVGNLISKKLFDLIEMMRVRGVLLLSALSFAFIFAFLASLVGLAPIVGAFAAGLVLANTNQFKTIEHNLKPVSDFFTPIFFIMVGAAVDVSVFNPFVSENIPILLIALILFVVAVIGKFVSGFVIFEKGINKSVIGVGMIPRGEVGLIFAQVGLTYGVFNSQLFSAVTVMVMLTTFIAPPLLKVMFSKDEDAAEHAA
- a CDS encoding ATP synthase F0 subunit B, producing MNFSKIKNLILALSLLAVLTTTSYAASGDLLSVNYTVFIQIIIFLAAIFILNKLVFKPFISLVDRRDKLTRGAIEEAHELEEKVKAIMEDYDAKLSEARSLAIEERNKLIAEGQNVAQEILGEARNETGALLDEAKVKLEAETKEIKEKIKSDIDSLAGEIATKVLGKEVGS
- a CDS encoding ATP synthase F0 subunit B, coding for MIDFAILDLVLANASEGGNTFNWGYVFRHTVNLVILLGILVYFLKDSVKNFLHQRKNSISSEIDHAQKTIAEAKSKYEEYAEKLKGIEDEVNNIKESIVKQGQAEREEILKQASIASENIRKEAQETIKFEAERAKQEIQDEVVTMAIAIAEKVIKENLTETDKQRFVEDFTNNIGDESWRQSQH
- the atpH gene encoding ATP synthase F1 subunit delta, producing MASIATLRDLSEALIESAKQENKLDKITSDMEDFYDVLSGNPELKNVLWSSTFELSEREQVTKDIATNRGYDNLTANFLGLVLELDKFKSLLNSEQTFIQKLRKASGKIMAEITMATNPTPEDLSKIKSKLTQVMGQEVEVTSKVDPQIIGGIIAKVEDKVFDGSIKTQLERIRGVLSQS
- the atpA gene encoding F0F1 ATP synthase subunit alpha yields the protein MQETKIEEIGEILKNRIKGYETKVETSEIGTVISVGDGIARSYGLDQAMAGELVEFKSGIMGLVLNLEEDNVGIALFGEDTEVQEGDIVKRTGRIAEVPVGENMKGRVVNALGQPLDGKGEITSDETRQIEVKAPGVVYRQSVSEPLQTGIKSIDAMIPIGRGQRELILGDRQIGKTAIAIDTIINQKEEDVYCIYVAVGQKQSTVAQVMDKLKEHGAMEYTTIVAATASDPAPFQFIAPYTGCALGEYFRDTGRHALVIYDDLTKHAWAYRQLSLLLRRPPGREAYPGDVFYLHSRLLERAAKMRDEDGGGSLTALPIIETQAGDVSAYIPTNVISITDGQIYLESDLFYSGIRPAINVGLSVSRVGGSAQIKAMKNVAGTLRLELAQYREVEAFSQFASDLDKATQAQLARGSRLVEALKQGQYEPLAVEKQILIIYAVTNGFVDDYPVSAVNKYEKELYSFFESSYSNLLSEIKTKKVISDELEESVKSALGELKNQLGDLS